The sequence below is a genomic window from Silene latifolia isolate original U9 population chromosome 7, ASM4854445v1, whole genome shotgun sequence.
gagtgttgactttgacggagtgaccctcatatgattgaccttattgacgggattgatgacacatgttaattCTAATTTGTGTTGTTTTAAGATAGACTTGACTCAAGGtttgggtatgtgtgtcccgaacgtgtcattaggagaattcaagaaacggatatgggaatgactcgatttgttagcctcgagtgtgtgagactAGGTGTAGAAATGTTTAgctcctaactgaattggggtagggggtccaaaatgacggcgtgacgccttaggacttgacgtgaaatttgaaaagacccaaaatgtaaagagagacgggtttatgacttgacagagttccgactaggacatagtcggtttgaattctgactctaacttagcccaattgaatttacatatttacatttacatggtttgaaaaatattttttgattaaaacattttttttacgtttttttttcgacttttttttttgtttttgcgtttttttttttggactttgtatttggttttgaaatgggttttaggcctgaattttgactcgacattttggacagagttttgactggttttgcgctaatattggcctatttcgaaaattttacattttgaaagaggttttggtTTTCACAAAATTCGTCATAGCTTCGTTTAGAaacggtgatcacatatggtacaagcttttatacaggcattataacgggatgctgagtgtatttaaaagggttttggtttaaagggtgggttgccataccgaacaatctaacccgaagtctgtggagaggctcgtaccaaacaagagtaaggccgattcctagtccatttcctcaagtagtgaaagcccttgatacaaacaggagtaagcatcatggtatggttgacgtcaatcgctatccatccttaggcccaaataagaattaggaccgtttagacgggacgattggtcgaatgggttgggttgggcctaggaaggccgaatgaaacgatctaggaagaccgagttatgaaaaatgacgattgtcttgtacaaactattccctaaccttgttcaagtttcacccttttggctacacgtgtgtatattatccccagcggagtcgccaaactgatgacaatgggcccacgggggcgcttgggagagagaacatgcgtttgcattttgtggagtcgccaccaatttttatggggaattggaaccgttcgaatacctcgtgccatgtcaagacacaaagtagagacatgaacattaagcaatcgttacccttagcattctatgtctagaatgactcccgtggatgccaatgaacacggatgttcacagagatttggagtaaggggtgagggtacgtattaggaagctcttttgatctaacacctaatcccgcccgcctcgatagcggcctctactaatgattagggacatcatttatactcgatatatcgtcgattatatgcatgcaatgcaacatccaagttttgatcctaacatgtgatgattagactaagtcggtgaacaattaatttagcatacaattaatgtcgaagtaggatttaatgctcaattacatgtgaagacatacaaatgatgCAAGAAATATGatgaatacaataaataaaattacaataaagaaaattacattaattacatcgggtttagcgatttatgtcgaaaatacctttaaaacggataatttgagaaaaagaataaaaggaagaattaacgaacagatcagtaggcgataatacggataatagttaattatacataaactaattaaaccaGATCAAGCAAccacggagttcagagacagaaatcatcctggaacaggcgcagcaggactgcgccctttggaagaggcgtagcagttgatgcgtctgttccaagggtgagttctggctgtgaagccggaactgcaaatcgttaatttgaattggtgaatttaaggattgattacgatatttaatcggatggaagtgatttaattcattaattacatgtgaatgagtcataaaagcaataaaacatggatgagacggaattaagatggattatttacatgaatgagagattgattaatgacatgggtgaactaactAGATTGAATATGACAAATTaacgacgaattaatgacgaatgaacgatgaataatataataaacagatggaaatatatcaaagatcgaattccagaaactcaatatgaacaaatcggatttctacaacccggattgattttaatgacgaaaacccgcaaatattggattataagggatttaagtcggatctAATGatgactgatgcgtgtcttttatataaggttttcacctcatttttacacgcatttctgtgctttttatgtagcatctggctacaaatacccccgaatattctactttggtccgtttattgtaatttgcaggaattgaccgaggaggagctaaatcgagccttaattgtcccaattgtacgcattcatgggaaataaggagccggagtttaggaatcttacatttggaggacgtatgagctgagtcaaGGAAGTTATTCAAGTCCTggtgcgcctatatagctcgatcgagtactttgctgctcgatcgaatgctttacatactcaagactggtcgatcgacccggtgaaggagtcgatcgaggaggaccagcggaaagtgttcgatcgagaggttgccctagctcgatcgagttacttggagctcgatcgagtgatctctttactcgatcgagaggttttcgtgtGTTTTTAGTccttttccgcctaatcttttatgggctttgttaatcagtccatagattaggttttaaacATTTTACAACATAAGACTGAGGGAACACTACGTTACTCTCATCTCTCTTACGACGTACATTTCATCTCTCACTTTTTCACTGTTCCCTTAGGAATTCTACTCTTTACCTTGCCActggattcggtattatcatttTGAATTATTTCgctatcatatttattgtttttagATTCCTTTTCTCTCTTGCTTGTTAATTGTTCAATTAATTAGTTTACTCATCATGTTTAATCTCAATTATTtggttatttttattgttatcttgataattatgagtagctaaatccctatgctaagactataggggacccatgatttgaagggagagtaatcgaatcactaggttaataccggtaccgtctttgttgttaaaatgctacatataactgtaattgcctaattgagtcgacgcaattagacccttattcttggtggaccttgacctggaccgaaaggttggaagagggagactagtagcgaacaatagagtattgcagcgagggcgaaagttaaactgtttacgctttagggtgaattaaggaccgaaaggtgacgttcactACCCCTTAGACTGTCGTTTGCAttaacctgggacctagattactcaaccggacgattgtggtgaaccgcttgtcttagctgttctcttttatctgttaaaccctcttcctttatttctctttctcttactctgttagtttagaattCACAACtaaaaaacccccaaaattggttacttagacgagcctagtttagcaaacaaattcctacctctctgtggattcgacccgacttccctagctatattagttagttggaaccagttggtttatttttttgGTACGCGAtcgacgtgtcaaattttggcgccgttgccggggaggtggcgcatatttgttgctttaattaagtttgtctctcgtctcaaggaatttattccttgagattgaTCTCATTTTCTTGGCGAAGCTTTGATCAGTTTTGCAGGTCAGTAGTTTATTTGCCaaaatgcctacgattacagagcacacagagccatgtggtagatgcggcgagGAAGGGCACGACCTTTTTGAATGCACGGCAGGTGTGGAGCGCGCTCTTGCatataagaagttcaagcagggagttcctttctctgaactatatgaagagataaagagcgttgcCGCCCCTTCTACGCCAGTATCGCGACCGGCTTCTCCCTcttcaagagaagaaattgccgagttaaAGTCCATTATGCTGAGTATGTCACAGAAATCTGATTCAGTCATATCagaattgaaggaacaagtcgcACAGTTGACACAGGCcacggatcaagccaagttttTTCCAATTTGTGACCCAGCCAGTGCAATGAACTTCCATCATGAAGAAGACAAAATATTGGCAGCTAATGATGATTCAGacgatgatttagacgagttccTGCAGGAAATGCTTCCTGCGTGTGAagtcaccactcgatcgagcaacttatccactcgatcgagcagctctaatcatccagtcactcgatcaagtgatgaTGAGCGGTCGATCGAGAAATAAAGAactccaattcactcgatcgagagactatcTTTGAaggagacactcgatcgagcatcaagacagtcgatcgagtgatgttgaagaagaaacggtcgatcgaccggtgaaAGTGTTCGATCCGATCTTTGTAAGTGGCGGAAATTCCAATTTACTACCCAAGATACtaccaccgtgtcatcttcccctcattgtggagacgtcacgcattgataagggtaaaggaaaggttgcgggaccgctcattgctaccagggtacccttcccaagtcgtccaaggacgcaaggatcgagcaGCGAGACGGTAAGTTCGtagacatcgtgaagaaccttggGTAACTATTCCTTTCTCGAACTTGTCACTCGggttcctacttacgctaagtttatgaaggatatcgttacgcgtaagaggaatttgagcgaatttgagacgatttcattcatggaagagtctagtaacctactgttaaataaggcccctccaaaaatgaaagacccgggcagcttttctattacctgtgtcataggtaatttggttattgataacGCACTTTGTGATTTAGGTgctagcgtcagtgtcatgcccctccTTGTCTGTAagcaattgaagatgagtcacttcaaggtgactaacattaccctacagatggctgatagatctgttaggagacctttaggtgtctacgaggatgtgcctgtgaagataggcaagctttacatccccgtagatttcattgttctggatatagctgaggacacccggacccaaattattttaggaagaccgttcctttgtacacaGTGGGCCGTcattgatgtcgacaagggcgtcgactcttgcgtaggggatgacgctatcacattcagtttgcccaagattttttagcccacccaatgatagaggacacttgttattcggtcgatatcattgatgagtctatttatgacttctggtcgggttcttttatgaaggacccgctagaagctctcatgctttttgatgagtgtgcagatagcccagaggacgatgacgctgcattggatttgcttgttgatgatttagatgagcgcgAGGGaaagcaggtggaacaaatgatcagcactctttgctccattgaggtaaaggtaccggaacgtaagcctctcccatctcatcttaaatatgcttttctagacgatacagagcagtaTCCTGTCATTgtcagtgccaagcttagtgatgatcagctaacctctctgttagctgtacttaagagaaacaggaaggcaatgggctattcactggatgatatcacggggattagtcccgatatttgtgtgcacaggatagagctggaggaggatcacaaaccttgcaggcgGGGGGCGTATTTGAAtcgaagatgcaggatgttgtgatggctgaggtaatgaagtcgctggatgcggtattatctattcggtaggtaattctagatgggtaagccagATGTAGTCCGAgaagaagaaaggagggacaatcgTAGTTAAAAATGATAaagatgaattaatacctacccgagtagtgactggttggcggatgtgcatagactacagacatagtgaatgccgccaccaagaaagaccacttcccctttcttttattgatcaaatggtagaaaggttagcttctcataaatttttctgctatttagatgggtattcgtggttcttccggatccctattcacccagatgatcggccaagactacatttacccgtcctaagggcgtttttgcgtatcgcagaatgccctTTGGTTTGTGCAccccccgccaccttccaaaggtgcatgatggggatattttcagagtatattgagtctatcatggaagtttttatggatgactttagtgtatatGGGAGTGATTTTTccgattgtctgtctaaccttgagaaagtgttgcatttgtattgaggttaacctggtttgaatcgggagaagtgccactttatggtcaacgagggagttgtcctagggcacttagtttctgataggggaatagaagttgacaaagcaaaggtggaagtgattcagcaattaccacctcctgttaatgttaagggggtgaggagcttccttggtcacgctggcttttatcgccggtttatcaaggatttctccaaaattgctaaaccacttacacactgttgcttaaagatgccccttttgtgttcatCGATGCTTGTCTTGCTTTTTAAAAAGTTAAAGCAGGCCTTGGTTCTCGCGCCGATCATACTGACCTCCCAACCGGGACTTGCTGCGTtcgagatcatgtgtgacgcgagtgactatgcactaggagcagtgctaggccagaggaaagacaaagccttgaatgctatttactatgcgagccgaactctagatgaggctcaagtgaagtacactaccactgagaaggagctgttagctgtagtttatgccttagagaagtttcgtacttatttagttgggtcgaagtcaccattttttactgaccatgcagctttgaggcatcttcttgctaagaaggaggcgaaaccacggctattgagatggatactccttcttcaggagtttgatttgcagatcaaggataagaaaggagctgagaacgttgtagctgatcacttgtcgcggctgatgcgacaagaaggggaagattctctccctattgatgattcttttcctgacgatactttaattgctgttatatcgtctattgttgaccaggaaccctggtatgcagatatagctaacttcgttgtcagtggcaagctgccgcctgacctttctcatcagcaaaagaagcgttttctgtataacgctaagcaagaTTTTAtacgggatgatccttacttgtttaaggaatgtgcgcagacggtctctactgacggtgtattccgcagtgggagaccaaaatagtctggAAAGGTCACTCCTCTTCTTATATGGTGGTCACACGGTCCGGTCCATCGCGCAcggtggctaaggtacttcattcTGGTtttttggccttctttgttttgcgacgccaagtcttttgtttgacttgtgatgcatgccaacgatcagggaatatttcgaagagacatgagatgccacaaaacggcatcctagaggttgaggttttcgatgtctggggcattgatttccaaggaccgttcccgtccagtaaaggtaacaggtatattttggtagctgtagactatgtgtcgaaatgggttgaggcaattgcttcaccccattgtgacggtaagaccgtgataaaaatgttcaaaaagatcatattcccccgctttggtgtccctagggtcgtcattagtgacggggggatgcattttaaggaaaagaaactcacttccatcttTGTCAGAgtcggtgtccaacaccggcgtggtttggggtatcatccccaaactagtggtcgggttgaggtctctaatcgcgagttgaaagagatcttgtctaaggtagtttctaaatcacggaaggatggagtcttaagctagatgacacattatgggcttatagaaccgcctttaagacaccaattggtgcatcaccttataggttagtttatgggaaatcgtgtcacttacccgttgagctggaatgtaaggcctggtgggcaatccgtgagcttaattatgatcctaaaccgTGTGgtcgaatcgtcttttgcagcttgatgagttagaggagtttaggcttaatgcctatgatgactcacgcatttacaaggaaaagacgaagagatggcatgacaagagaatcctacctcgggagtttcatgggGGCGAggaaggtgttctttgtttaatGCCCGTTTGAGACTGTTTCTGGGAAGTCAAGTCCAGGTGGATGGTCCATATACGGTGACAGTAGTCACTAAGTTTGGATCCGTGGAACTTGAAGACTCCGAGGGCcgcagattcaaggtgaatggccaatacgtgaagcactaccatgaggcgagtgaagcggacaaccgcgttgaagtcctgcgcttcgacgagctcgacgcgccagtaacTTGATatcagaaaggtcgtgcgggacctcttaaacagcgctctccgggaggcggCCCGGATAGTTTTATTTGTgctttgttgaactatttgttttccCGTTTATTTGCTTTCCTTTAAACTTTAAGTTAATATTTAGACGCTGCTTATGGACAATTTTTGTGCTTCCTTGCTTTTACGCATCCTTTGCAggctaaaagtactcgatcgaaaggatttacagctcgatcgagcactttctgacgcggctactactcgatcgaaggatgctgtcctcgatcgaccacatctataacaaggcttactcgatcgagtggtttgtcatTCGATCGAACCCTTCCCATAcactgttcactcgatcgagcattcggcgctcgatcgagtagctatgaCTTCCAGCCGCTGTTTTTACGTCTGCAAAGCcgctgtttgactttctttgacctcccatgttcatggtcggtttggggaggtcccgctatctgacgttttgtaagttccgACTTCACTCTTCCTTTTCCTTCCAGTTTgcatttcttccctatttttggtacaatgagggcattgtacggtttggtttggggaggtatgcacccatatctgtgtctgcatgtttcttgcatttttgcttgttttaatttatttatttccgcatgcattgttgttttaattaattccaaaaaaaaaaatcataaaattcaagaaaatttttcaaattttcatgtttaaattgagtcggaacgtttgaacattgacgctactttgaatctttatttgagccttgcatattcttgactttTAGTTGGCATGACTATGTGCATAAtccacgagtttttgtttctcttttgtctgaacgaatagacttgattctttatgtcggcaagctacaataacattctgaggttagagcttattaaactggtgacattcatgaccggtttcatttagaatGTGTGTAGtcctctctttaagacatgtaacatcaatttgcataagcatgagtctagtcttcttaatacctgtatgcattcggtctgtggatggtgacacgtgttaggagaggcaatcccccttatttcattctacccatgagcctcgcatagccaaattgcctttttgcccatcaactactttctataatatttcctaccctagctgagctagtaacgagtagttcttggaatatgttattgcaatatggttatttcatccgATTTcgagaagatggtggaagaattgaagggaaagaaagaaaaatgtgTGTGTTGAATTGTGAAAAAATAgaacgaaaaagaaaagaaaaaaaaacagaaaaatgtGAAAAAGAAGAGACAGAAAACGAGAAAAaattcaaaagaaaagaaaagagattgaaaaaaaaaatgagaattgtacattgtttcacactcccatgccttatctaTATTTCCTGGGGAGTTGACGACTTTTggtttgtgagtttagtgcataattttgcaccgtatcatcttgctgttatgagtacgaagttgggatgcagtttatttTTGGATCCgtgttgctagcctagctattaacctCTCATATCCAAactcattttagccccttcttacccattacctcactaacctaaatgtaagtcctcggcacgtgtcttggtcactagtatggttggaatgcgtatgtacggttgtagagactttattcatgttaactgcatgcatgttcttataggttgagttaggtgagtgtcttgctttttcctatctttcacatttatactcaccttgtacctgattttgagtgacgagcgacccgtgagagtccgacatctttgaatcctgcaaggtcgacggttcagtaagcttgaaacattaatttaactcgtttgcacttttcggtTGCCACTtagtcattttgttgcattaaaattggttctattggatgatttgtagctgatgcgttggtcccgttctattgttcacccttagttgcattcatatttgcttggggacaagcaaaggtttggtttggggagatttgatgcgtgtcttttatataaggttttcacctcatttttacacgcatttttcgtGCTTTTATGTAGCATCGGCTACAAataccccgaatattctactttggtccgtttattgtaatttgcaggaattgaccgaggaggagctaaatcgagccttaattgtcccaattgtacgcattcatgggaaataaggagccggagtttagTAATCTTACATTTGGAGGACGTATGAATTTGAGTCAAGGAAGTTATTCAAGTCTggtgcgcctatatagctcgatcgagtactttgtcgctcgatcgaatgctttacatactcaagatcgggtcgatcgaccagtgaaggagtcgatcgaggaggaccAAATAGcgtgtgttcgatcgagaggttgccctagctcgatcgagttacttggagctcgatcgagtgatctctttactcgatcgagaggttttcgtgtGTTTTTAGTccttttccgcctaatcttttatgggctttgttaatcagtccatagattaggttttaaacATTTTACAACATAAGACTGAGggaacactacgttactcccaTCTCTCTTACGACGTACATTTCATCTCTCACTTTTTCACTTTGTTCCCTTTAGGAATTCTACTCTTTACCTTGCCActggattcggtattatcatttTGAATTATTTCgctatcatatttattgtttttagATTCCTTTTCTCTCTTGCTTGTTAATTGTTCAATTAATTAGTTTACTCATCATGTTTAATCtcaattatttggttattgttattgttatcttgataattatgagtagctaaatccctatgctaagactataggggacccatgatttgaagggagagtaatcgaatcactaggttaataccggtaccgtctttgttgttaaaatgctacatataactgtaattgcctaattgagtcgacgcaattagacccttattcttggtggaccttgacctggaccgaaaggttggaagagggagactagtagcgaacaatagagtattgcagcgagggcgaaagttaaactgtttacgctttagggtgaattaaggaccgaaaggtgacgttcactACCCCTTAGACTGTGCTGCAttaacctgggacctagattactcaaccggacgattgtggtgaaccgcttgtcttagctgttctcttttatctgttaaaccctcttcctttatttctctttctcttactctgttagtttagaattCACAACtaaaaaacccccaaaattggttacttagacgagcctagtttagcaaacaaattcctacctctctatggattcgacccgacttccctagctatattagttagttggaaccagttggtttatttttgacaggtacgcgactgACGTGTCAATGACCTATATGCGTTAATGAATCATAAATAATATACATGCAAGATAATTATGTTATTGTATCAAGAAATTGAAGAACACAAACGAAAACGAATaaagaagacgaattacagagaacgaaggaagaagaaaggaagcaggaactgcggcagcctcacgaagaggcgcagcaggtactgcgctcctttgaagaggcgcatcagttttttttttttttgggaaatgcAAGTGATTATATTAATGCACAACCAAAAAAATTTGCCAGAGAACAATCTCTAGCTCATTACAAGACTCATTCTAGTCGTGTTATCCAGTCTTGCACACTCTTAATACTGGAACCAACACAACTAGCTCTCAATTGCATAAGAAAAAGCTTCTTCACCTGCTTTATAACAACAGCAGGCAAAGTCAATACATTTTCAAGCCGACACCTATTCCTCACCTGCCATATGCTTTACATTACATGTGCCAAACAAGCTGCTACAATTTGCTTTCGCAACAAAGACCTATCCCTATGCCCTAGCCACCAAGAAATCACATTCTGATCAGGGATAGGGGACCCCAACCAGTCTGCAATCTGCTGCCTGCAATGCTGACTGAATGGACACAGGAAAAAGAGATGATCTATGTTTTCCTCAGCTGCTCCACATAAAAAACAACAGTTGTCAGGAATAatattcatcttcctcaatcTATCCTGAGTGAGCAATCTGTTTTGAGCAACCAACCAGATAAAGAACTCATGCTTGGGGAGCATTATCCTATTTCTGAGCCAATGGTACCATGGAACATCAACAACATCCTCTGCCAGCCAAGAATAGCCCAGCTGTACAGAGTACTCCTGATCACTCCTCCTCCAATCATCATCAAACATGTGATGCTTTAGCTGGTGCTTAACAGCACAAATGCGTTTCCATGCCCAACTAGAACTTATAGAAGGCTCATAGTCCTTCCATATCCTGTCTTTTATATAAATAGCATGCACCCAACGGACCCACAAATGATCAGCTTTCTTCTCCACCCACCACACATACTTGGCAAGGAGAGCAATGTTCCACTGATAGAGATTTTTAAAACCAAGACCTCCTT
It includes:
- the LOC141589944 gene encoding uncharacterized protein LOC141589944; the encoded protein is MPKRLGVLDCQCLVDKVTERIQRIGAKQLSYAGRVVLISAVLSALHSCWARIFMIPKLVLKKIDTVCRTFLWYGTENTERPHLVAWNHICQPKKKGGLGFKNLYQWNIALLAKYVWWVEKKADHLWVRWVHAIYIKDRIWKDYEPSISSSWAWKRICAVKHQLKHHMFDDDWRRSDQEYSVQLGYSWLAEDVVDVPWYHWLRNRIMLPKHEFFIWLVAQNRLLTQDRLRKMNIIPDNCCFLCGAAEENIDHLFFLCPFSQHCRQQIADWLGSPIPDQNVISWWLGHRDRSLLRKQIVAACLAHVKKLFLMQLRASCVGSSIKSVQDWITRLE